The following are encoded in a window of Drosophila simulans strain w501 chromosome 3L, Prin_Dsim_3.1, whole genome shotgun sequence genomic DNA:
- the LOC6738025 gene encoding uncharacterized protein LOC6738025: MWNYRQEVNLETSVKISPYCHSWPSACWFTLKGIDLWKVLVWDRSLTYRVVLTIVLLGLLWLVFKRLKRRWNDVPMSEIESLRKRVQFVTKDMAMLQEALNSTVIPKPPPPIPDSIMSNIIDNLDEPQPKENDEKLSGYKEILDPVPPEFDKTSITCALVPEENKPEPVIPDAEPEEDFVVKSRVRFALRDKGKQAKEESKPINAAKPTKNNNENNVCVENRNVRKRPSPSTSKIAWRP; encoded by the exons ATGTGGAATTATCGTCAGGAAGTTAATTTGGAAACATCGGTAAAGATTTCGCCGTACTGCCATTCTTGGCCATCGGCTTGTTGGTTCACTCTTAAAGGCATTGATTTGTGGAAAGTTTTGGTATGGGACAGATCACTAACTTACCGGGTGGTTCTTACGATTGTCCTTCTTGGACTCCTCTGGCTTGTATTTAAAAGACTCAAACGCAGATGGAACGAT GTGCCTATGTCGGAGATTGAGTCACTGAGAAAACGTGTTCAGTTTGTAACCAAGGATATGGCCATGCTGCAAGAAGCCCTAAATTCGACCGTAATACCCAAGCCGCCGCCACCGATTCCTGATAGTATTATGAGTAATATTATTGATAACTTGGATGAACCACAACCCAAAGAAAACGATGAAAAGCTATCAGGATATAAAGAAATCTTGGATCCTGTCCCCCCAGAATTTGACAAAACTAGTATAACTTGTGCGCTAGTACCAGAAGAAAATAAACCGGAGCCTGTGATTCCAGATGCCGAACCTGAAGAAGATTTCGTAGTAAAAAGTAGGGTGCGATTTGCATTAAGAGATAAGGGAAAACAAGCCAAAGAAGAGAGCAAGCCCATTAATGCCGCGAAACCCACGAAGAATAATAATGAGAATAATGTATGCGTGGAAAATAGAAATGTGCGTAAACGGCCATCTCCTTCGACCTCGAAAATAGCATGGAGGCCCTAG
- the LOC6738023 gene encoding transient receptor potential cation channel subfamily V member 5 → MGNTESNVTSGVKKQAGVSTQALYKFVNLKGGGLLVDMMKRACQTKQFAEIDHAIKTKVEPFLYNKGAGRYFPISKLVLLRNRDRPRTRQLPEIRALENPDDDFNIHDYCPEVSEAEYISNPTAYRFVCWDLNMRGAVGETILHLCLLNASSLHADLAKRLLKFYPKLILDIYMSDEYYGESVLHIAIVNEDPAMVKYLLDANADVQERCCGAFMSAEDTKFSRTDSPDHEYVALCPMTNYDGYVYWGEYPLSFAACLSQEECFRLVLARGADPDFQDTNGNTVLHMLVIYEKIEMFDVGYEVGTNIHIKNIQNLTPLTLAAKLGRVEMFFHVMSIEREIYWQLGSITCAAYPLLMIDTINEETGNINKDSVLNFVVFGDKLEHLELLDGVVIDLLKTKWDTFCKSRFYKQFYMFALYFLISLFSFILRPGPDAKDEDEDGANSTTAKNDLYRQNDSDSYHLHSKRATMTTEYKTFWLNFTEYYDPSEVEVLPAWWESYAQCPLMNLESDLAKLRIMAELLNFVGAILYLLVALREARFLGLKMFIENLMTAPSRVMFLFSCALMMTIPWLRVSCLTEIDDHVTVVIMLTTAPYFLFFCRGFKTVGPFVVMIYRMVMGDLLRFVSIYLVFVMGFSQAFYIIFLTFDNPSSPEDQDAESNPMPSPMESIVAMFLMSLTNFGDYYGAMVSTQHEYEAKILFFLFMVIVSVLLVNMLIAMMGNTYQKIAEIRNEWQRQWARIVLVVERSVPPAERLKNFMQYSQSMSDGRRALVLRLNMTEEEKEEMKEVQEMKRIHQRFAKKRQMEREARALRRQQEYEKFFGTAPKSESSDNNNF, encoded by the exons ATGGGGAATACGGAGAGCAACGTTACCAGCGGGGTGAAGAAGCAGGCCGGAGTCTCCACCCAGGCTCTATACAAGTTCGTGAATCTCAAGGGCGGTGGACTCCTGGTGGACATGATGAAAAGAGCCTGTCAAACCAAACAGTTTGCTGAGATCGATCACGCCATCAAAACCAAGGTGGAGCCCTTTCTCTACAACAAGGGCGCTGGACGGTACTTCCCCATCTCGAAGCTCGTACTGCTGCGCAATCGGGATCGCCCCCGCACTCGCCAATTGCCCGAGATCCGAGCCCTCGAGAATCCAGACGACGACTTCAACATCCATGACTACTGTCCCGAGGTTTCGGAGGCCGAGTATATCTCCAATCCTACGGCCTATCGATTCGTCTGCTGGGATCTTAAT ATGCGTGGCGCTGTAGGTGAAACCATTCTCCATTTGTGCCTGCTTAATGCATCTTCCCTGCACGCTGATCTCGCCAAAAGATTGCTAAAATTCTACCCAAAACTCATCCTGGACATATACATGAGCGACGAGTACTATGGAGAGAGTGTCCTGCACATTGCCATCGTCAACGAAGATCCGGCAATGGTAAAGTATCTGCTGGATGCCAACGCAGATGTACAAGAGcg ATGCTGTGGAGCCTTTATGTCGGCGGAGGATACTAAGTTTTCTCGCACGGATTCACCGGATCACGAGTATGTGGCACTTTGCCCAATGACCAACTACGATGGTTATGTTTACTGGGGAGAATACCCATTGAGTTTTGCCGCTTGCCTGTCGCAGGAGGAGTGCTTCCGCTTAGTTTTGGCCAGAGGTGCCGATCCCGACTTCCAGGACACCAACGGAAACACCGTTCTCCACATGCTGGTCATTTACGAAAAGATCGAAATGTTCGATGTTGGCTACGAG GTTGGAACAAACATACACATAAAAAACATTCAGAATCTCACGCCCCTTACTTTGGCCGCCAAGTTGGGCAGAGTTGAGATGTTCTTTCACGTGATGAGCATCGAACGGGAGATCTATTGGCAGTTGGGTAGCATCACATGTGCCGCATATCCGCTTTTGATGATAGACACTATAAATGAGGAAACCGGCAATATCAACAAGGATTCCGTGCTGAACTTTGTGGTGTTTGGCGATAAGCTGGAGCACTTGGAGCTGCTAGATGGAGTGGTCATAGATCTGCTCAAGACCAAATGGGACACGTTCTGCAAATCGCGATTCTACAAGCAGTTTTACATGTTCGCCCTCTACTTTCTCATCTCGCTGTTCAGTTTCATCCTGCGTCCAGGTCCGGATGCCAAGGACGAAGACGAGGATGGCGCCAATAGCACTACGGCTAAAAATGATCTGTATAGGCAAAATGATTCCGATTCGTACCATCTGCACAGCAAGCGGGCTACAATGACTACCGAATACA AAACATTTTGGCTTAATTTTACTGAGTACTACGATCCCTCTGAGGTTGAGGTTTTGCCCGCCTGGTGGGAAAGTTACGCTCAGTGTCCTTTGATGAATCTCGAATCCGATTTGGCCAAGCTTCGTATCATGGCAGAACTGTTGAATTTTGTAGGAGCTATACTGTATCTGCTGGTCGCCTTGCGAGAGGCTCGATTCCTGGGCCTCAAAATGTTTATCGAGAACTTG ATGACGGCACCTTCGCGAGTTATGTTTCTGTTTTCGTGTGCTTTGATGATGACCATACCCTGGTTGAGGGTTTCCTGTCTCACCGAAATAGATGACCACGTCACCGTTGTGATAATGCTAACCACTGCTCcttattttctattcttttgTCG CGGCTTCAAAACAGTCGGTCCCTTCGTAGTGATGATATACCGCATGGTCATGGGAGATCTACTCCGATTCGTGTCCATCTACTTGGTGTTCGTGATGGGTTTCTCGCAG gcattttacataatttttctgACCTTCGACAATCCATCTTCGCCAGAGGATCAGGACGCGGAATCCAACCCAATGCCCTCGCCCATGGAATCTATAGTGGCCATGTTCCTGATGTCGCTAACGAATTTTGGTGACTACTATGGAGCGATGGTGTCCACGCAGCACGAATACGAGGCCAAGATCCTCTTCTTTCTGTTCATGGTGATCGTGAGTGTTCTGCTGGTGAACATGTTGATCGCCATGATGGGTAATACGTATCAGAAGATCGCCGAGATCCGAAACGAGTGGCAGCGCCAATGGGCCAGGATCGTCCTCGTCGTGGAGCGGAGTGTTCCTCCCGCCGAGCGGTTGAAGAACTTTATGCAGTACAGTCAGTCGATGTCGGATGGCAGGAGGGCACTAGTCCTCCGGTTGAACATGACT GAGGAGGAAAAGGAGGAGATGAAGGAGGTGCAGGAGATGAAGCGCATCCATCAGCGGTTCGCCAAGAAGCGACAAATGGAGCGCGAGGCCCGCGCCCTTCGACGTCAACAGGAGTACGAGAAGTTCTTCGGCACTGCCCCCAAATCGGAAAGTTCCGATAACAACAACTTTTGA
- the LOC27206229 gene encoding SOX domain-containing protein dichaete → MATLSTHPNYGFHLGQAQGLEDYAQQSQLQLSPGMDMDIKRVLHYSQSLAAMGGSPNGPAGQGVNGSSGMGHHMSSHMTPHHMHQAVSAQQTLSPNSSIGSAGSLGSQSSLGSNGSGLNSSSGHQSAGMHSLATSPGQEGHIKRPMNAFMVWSRLQRRQIAKDNPKMHNSEISKRLGAEWKLLAESEKRPFIDEAKRLRALHMKEHPDYKYRPRRKPKNPLTAGPQGGLQMQAGGMGQQKLGAGPGAGAGGYNPFHQLPPYFAPSHHLDQGYPVPYFGGFDPLALSKLHQSQAAAAAAVNNQGQQQGQAPPQLPPTSLSSFYSGIYSGISAPSLYAAHSANAAGLYPSSSTSSPGSSPGTITPNGMDGSMDSALRRPVPVLY, encoded by the coding sequence ATGGCCACCTTATCGACACACCCCAACTACGGTTTCCATTTGGGTCAGGCCCAAGGCTTGGAGGACTACGCACAGCAAAGTCAGCTCCAGCTGAGTCCCGGCATGGACATGGATATCAAGCGTGTGCTGCACTACTCCCAAAGCCTGGCAGCCATGGGCGGATCGCCCAATGGACCCGCCGGCCAGGGTGTAAACGGATCCTCGGGCATGGGTCACCACATGTCCAGTCACATGACCCCGCACCACATGCACCAGGCGGTCTCCGCCCAACAGACCTTGTCGCCCAACAGTTCCATCGGATCCGCCGGCAGTCTGGGTAGCCAGAGCAGCCTGGGCAGCAATGGCAGTGGTCTTAACTCCAGTTCGGGTCATCAGTCCGCCGGCATGCACAGCCTGGCCACATCGCCGGGACAGGAGGGTCACATCAAGCGTCCAATGAACGCGTTCATGGTCTGGTCCCGTCTGCAGCGTCGTCAGATCGCCAAGGATAACCCCAAGATGCACAACTCTGAGATCTCCAAGCGCCTGGGTGCCGAGTGGAAGTTGCTGGCCGAGTCGGAGAAACGACCATTCATCGATGAGGCCAAGCGCTTGAGGGCTCTGCACATGAAGGAGCACCCGGACTACAAGTACCGGCCACGCCGCAAGCCCAAGAACCCACTGACCGCTGGACCGCAGGGTGGACTGCAGATGCAGGCCGGCGGCATGGGTCAACAGAAGTTGGGAGCTGGACCGGGAGCTGGAGCCGGAGGCTACAATCCCTTCCATCAACTGCCGCCATACTTCGCACCCTCACACCATCTGGATCAGGGCTATCCAGTGCCGTACTTCGGTGGATTTGACCCACTGGCTCTATCGAAATTGCATCAATCCcaggcagcggcggcggcggcggtcaACAATCAGGGTCAGCAGCAAGGACAAGCCCCGCCCCAATTGCCGCCCACCTCGCTGAGCAGCTTCTACTCGGGCATTTATTCCGGCATCTCGGCACCTTCGCTGTACGCCGCACACTCCGCCAATGCCGCTGGACTCTACCCATCCTCGTCTACCTCCTCGCCGGGATCTTCGCCCGGAACCATCACGCCAAATGGCATGGATGGTTCCATGGACAGCGCCCTGAGGCGACCGGTTCCGGTGCTCTATTAG